The following coding sequences lie in one Loxodonta africana isolate mLoxAfr1 chromosome X, mLoxAfr1.hap2, whole genome shotgun sequence genomic window:
- the LOC100676665 gene encoding LOW QUALITY PROTEIN: nuclear RNA export factor 3-like (The sequence of the model RefSeq protein was modified relative to this genomic sequence to represent the inferred CDS: inserted 1 base in 1 codon; substituted 1 base at 1 genomic stop codon), producing the protein MSDAHVGPGVRYTHYAIPTYYRKGRCRRGDQTYGNMERDRKPPQEGMQGNRQDGSSRSWFKVTIPFGIKHDEKWLLNLIQSQCSVPFNPIEFHYENMQAQFFVENASIAFELKKVSGKIWDEENKCISIFVSPSAVPHSVQKELKSEMVKLPNVTKNKGYEVPQQALDLRRVHSDPDMTDNVLTHNIEVGTNLRNCMAASQQILEENRPKLLSFNLSNNTPYQLVGLPDTMQKAPKLKSLNLSKNEVRSDRELDKVKELEPEEMFADRNPLCTTFTDKSTNIGSVLPSFGPWQPELLLTLPVCRRLQPSTSGRTTKQGSHFISRTRGLQTVPYSPTGAAWSQILVPWIDNHEVPPPIVLGTEASKKLPVCKGSIFGSETLGNLILLFLLQYYYWICDYGDRWGLLDAXHNGACFSLAVPFDSEDLFPHSLDKYSKGSRTMRNLKDPVLRVQLLKHTKRDIVDFLSVLPRTQHDVSSLVVDMCVQMEKMLCFSVSGAFKEVEGMSLAHVRAFTQIFIATPSSNFSLCIVNDQLCVRDSSPIETQGAFSTPVPTXSSSFLPTLSQEQQEMVPAFTAQSGLNLEWAQKCLHSNNWNYTRASQIFALSTLRTSYPLPSLLLLCTACLLPASLLSETCPDAQTLPYTTPSVTPLFAKPPKQHRSHTMDSRTPPCTVPRPHRAKHHPPPAERGRTSGPRNPTQCHFPALPCRLPHPRKAPAQSPRPTVHAPGLFPAPLRQALCTRAELAETSRPQDPARNAPWRPPVKNCAFMWDRCGPQPQSVTPPGPTPPSAKPLSGTGVDPAAAPPPAPPH; encoded by the exons ATGAGTGATGCCCACGTGGGCCCTGGAGTAAGATA CACACACTATGCCATTCCAACCTACTATCGGAAAGGCAGATGTCGCAGAGGAGACCAAACCTATGGAAAcatggagagagacagaaaacctcCACAGGAAGGAATGCAGGGGAACAGGCAGGATGGAAGCTCCAGGAGCTGGTTCAAGGTCACA ATTCCATTTGGCATAAAACATGATGAGAAGTGGCTGCTGAATTTGATCCAGAGCCAATGCAGTGTCCCCTTCAACCCGATTGAG TTTCACTATGAGAACATGCAGGCCCAGTTCTTTGTGGAGAATGCCagcattgccttcgagttgaagAAAGTCAGTGGCAAGATTTGGGATGAAGAAAACAAATGT ATATCTATCTTTGTCAGCCCCTCTGCCGTACCCCACTCTGTGCAGAAGGAGCTGAAGTCAGAAATGGTGAAACTGCCAAAC GTGACCAAGAACAAAGGATATGAAGTTCCCCAGCAAGCTCTTGACCTCCGGAGAGTCCACTCAGACCCAGATATGACTGACA ATGTGTTGACCCATAATATTGAAGTGGGTACAAATCTTAGAAACTGCATGGCTGCCTCCCAGCAGATCCTCGAAGAGAATAGGCCCAAG CTTTTGTCCTTCAACTTGAGCAACAACACACCCTACCAGCTGGTTGGCCTGCCCGACACCATGCAGAAGGCCCCCAAACTCAAGAGCCTGAACCTCTCCAAAAATGAGGTGAGAAGTGATA GGGAGTTGGACAAGGTGAAAGAGCTGGAGCCAGAAGAGATGTTTGCAGACAGAAACCCTCTGTGCACCACCTTCACAGATAAGTCCACCAACATAGGGTCAGTTTTGCCCTCTTTTGGCCCCTGGCAGCCTGAGCTGCTCCTGACACTGCCTGTCTGCAGGAGGCTGCAGCCCAGCACCTCTGGGAGGACCAC GAAGCAGGGCTCCCACTTCATCTCCAGGACCAGGGGACTCCAGACTGTGCCCTACTCCCCCACTGGGGCTGCCTGGAGTCAGATCCTGGTGCCCTGGATT GATAACCACGAGGTACCCCCACCCATCGTCTTAGGCACTGAAGCCTCCAAGAAGTTACCAGTCTGCAAG GGGAGCATCTTCGGATCTGAGACCCTGGGGAATCTAATCTTACTATTCCTGCTACA GTATTACTACTGGATCTGTGACTACGGGGACAGGTGGGGTCTCCTGGATGCTTAGCACAATGGGGCCTGCTTCTCGCTAGCTGTTCCCTTCGACTCTGAGGACCTATTTCC ACACAGCTTAGACAAATATTCCAAGGGGAGCAGGACTATGAGGAATCTCAAGGACCCTG TCCTGCGGGTTCAGTTGCTGAAACACACAAAACGTGACATTGTTGATTTCCTCAGCGTGTTGCCCAGAACCCAGCATGACGTCAGCTCCTTGGTGGTGGACATGTGTGTCCAGATG GAAAAGATGCTCTGCTTTTCTGTCAGTGGGGCCTTCAAGGAGG TGGAAGGAATGTCTCTGGCTCATGTTCGTGCCTTCACCCAGATCTTCATCGCTACTCCTTCCAGTAACTTCAG CTTATGCATCGTGAATGACCAACTGTGTGTGAGGGACAGCAGCCCCATAGAGACCCAGGGTGCCTTCTCCACCCCAGTGCCCA ACTCCTCCAGCTTCCTACCCACCCTCTCCCAGGAGCAGCAGGAAATGGTGCCAGCGTTCACTGCCCAGTCTGGGCTGAACCTTGAGTGGGCTCAGAA GTGCCTTCATAGCAACAACTGGAACTACACCAGAgcctcacaaatttttgctctgtCCACT CTCCGAACATCatatcctctcccttccctcctgcttcTCTGTACTGCCTGCCTACTGCCGGCCTCGCTGCTGAGTGAGACCTGCCCGGACGCCCAGACCCTGCCCTACACCACCCCCAGCGTCACCCCGCTCTTCGCCAAACCCCCCAAGCAGCACCGGAGCCACACTATGGACTCCCGGACCCCGCCCTGCACCGTCCCTCGGCCCCACCGCGCCAAGCACCACCCACCCCCAGCGGAACGGGGACGAACCTCCGGACCTCGGAACCCTACCCAGTGCCACTTTCCGGCCCTGCCCTGTCGATTGCCACACCCCCGAAAAGCACCGGCACAGAGCCCCAGACCCACGGTCCACGCCCCAGGACTCTTCCCAGCCCCGTTGCGCCAAGCCCTATGCACCCGAGCGGAACTGGCAGAGACCTCCAGACCCCAGGATCCTGCCCGTAACGCCCCTTGGCGGCCTCCTGTGAAGAACTGTGCCTTCATGTGGGACCGGTGTGGACCCCAACCGCAGTCTGTGACACCCCCTGGCCCCACCCCACCAAGCGCAAAGCCACTGAGTGGGACTGGTGTGGACCCTGCCGCCGCACCGCCCCCAGCCCCGCCCCATTGA